A genomic stretch from Triplophysa dalaica isolate WHDGS20190420 chromosome 4, ASM1584641v1, whole genome shotgun sequence includes:
- the phldb1a gene encoding pleckstrin homology-like domain family B member 1 isoform X5: METAELLDNWKNKDPNTCHEVINNSMDMDRVNQNVPEHGRQTHQVLQSTALDLIETGKTLKVQAERPHLVSLGSGRLSTAITLLPLLEGKTTLGHGKTDINIQGPCVAAQHCYIENVGGIITLYPCGNQCSIDGLPVNKPVRLTQGCMLCFGQSSFFRFNHPEEALRMKSLMPGGSHRLTSAYRNHSETHGKLNGNPLPVHEKTRAGHGTLVHSIEKDFQNIMSSLSMDETQTSSYEHRKHTHHPIPQSAMLNGGGHTLVSSPTSPSAMSVNSCFENTSLPFSPVSTTSVVSSPGTCLDLTYTRSTHTTQAPVPQPRTFGSKTSSSNGGLKDQGKTLTETSSSPTTTRKCLNQDAGDLNRQLIARVTPKSGTTSSSPASSSPRSSVGSSIQEMTSSLQSNSRALHPSESPQSARRGAESSSMRDLPPLSPSSSRRGVLGVPVLPGALLGISLTSRSQSGRSVEESPRLQRRITTEDEVGNTKLRARSPSPVSALLKDQSGGPEGRQRGHLTPALSSQTGVSPLTSPRNQRKNPGEQRQAQPRTRERKNSISEVSDKEEDLLEYHRWQREERMREQEMERLERQRLETILNLCAEYNKSDSPVCVDTGRAGFFPGMEVMSDPVSVAAHSSHRQREREEENLKEECSSTESQHQEHEDSSVLGQQERVYLEEERLRVLARVDELKTRVTDLEQQIQESRQEAEMERALLQGERRAELDQVEAELEIINQLQLKLNEVENETQREKEKERAKVSAERDVLARLRESYSELKGQLHKCPELLREHLQEQVTRKAEALESATKRFEDLEFRQLERESGIEEEKEAVSRQLLKEKAEYHRSVGKRKEKMAVLEIQANQLGLQAAQDCERMVKDRTLALQMLNKEKDRLAALEKRYQSLTGGKTFSKAPNTAKEEYLKLSDVYKMYGNGCFSAQTASSAPNAFCLPLAVTPDVPGEEYVTVSQLNQLFRMPTVDPSPTSPVQSFQAIVADPVVFRHTSQCGSSQPLPIETQPAWSKPSIPRLDSERWYQEIMAAGEPSNTRPPPLPAKCLSSRKPLQISKQDGEVGQTNGTFTPPPYSVTSSGRNTPTKSLPDLSPAYFDSDSKRQLDLQGRGLYAYDDSRLHPTDPKQKPMIDHQGHWGAPYGAYSPFSSSGSMVHHSILHHQAPPPGESTYDTLSLESSDSVETSVSTGNNSACSPESNNGLAALRLEEMEKMLKEAQQEKARLVESREKEVQARKQQLEAERKRREEVERRLLDETAHRQRLVEEEVQMREKQCSQLFIPQARPMTRYLPIRKEEFDLRSHVESSGHCVDTCAYVIVTEKMCKGHLVKMGGKIKSWKKRWFVFDRLKRTFSYYVDKHETKLKGVIYFQAIEEVYYDHLRSATKSPNPSLTFCVKTHDRLYFMVAPSPEAMRIWMDVIVTGAEGYTQFMT; this comes from the exons agtACAGCACTGGACCTGATTGAAACAGGCAAGACCCTCAAAGTCCAAGCAGAACGCCCCCATCTTGTCAGCCTGGGAAGTGGCCGTCTGAGTACAGCAATAACTCTCCTGCCTTTGCTAGAGG GGAAGACTACGCTTGGTCATGGGAAAACAGACATTAATATTCAGGGTCCATGTGTTGCTGCACAGCACTGCTACATTGAAAATGTGGGCGGAATCATCACCCTGTACCCCTGTGGAAATCAGTGCTCAATCGATGGCCTGCCTGTTAACAAACCTGTTAGACTCACACAAG ggtGTATGCTGTGTTTTGGTCAGTCATCCTTTTTCCGCTTTAACCACCCAGAGGAGGCCCTCAGGATGAAGAGTTTGATGCCAGGTGGAAGCCATAGGCTTACCAGTGCATACAGGAACCACTCGG aAACTCATGGGAAGCTCAATGGAAACCCCCTACCAGTGCACGAGAAAACTCGTGCTGGACACGGCACTCTCGTTCACTCGATCGAAAAAGACTTTCAGAATATCATGAGCTCTCTGTCTATGGATGAAACTCAAACTTCTTCCTACGAGCACCGTAAACACACTCACCACCCCATTCCGCAATCTGCCATGCTCAACGGGGGTGGCCACACTCTTGTCTCCTCTCCAACCAGTCCTAGTGCTATGTCCGTGAACTCCTGCTTTGAAAATACCAGTCTTCCTTTCTCTCCCGTTTCCACCACGTCTGTGGTTAGCAGTCCAGGGACTTGTTTGGACTTAACTTACACTCGTTCCACCCACACTACTCAGGCCCCGGTGCCTCAGCCACGCACTTTTGGATCCAAGACCAGCAGCTCCAACGGTGGACTGAAGGATCAGGGAAAAACTTTGACTGAAACCTCATCGAGCCCAACGACCACTCGTAAATGCCTGAATCAGGACGCTGGAGATTTAAACAGACAGTTGATCGCTAGAGTTACCCCGAAATCTGGTACGACTTCTTCCTCACCTGCGTCTTCCAGCCCTAGATCTAGTGTCGGCTCTTCTATCCAAGAAATGACTTCCAGTCTTCAGTCCAACTCACGTGCACTCCATCCTTCAGAAAGCCCCCAGTCTGCTCGCCGTGGAGCAGAATCATCCAGCATGCGTGATCTTCCTCCTCTCAGCCCCTCCTCTTCACGCAGAGGTGTTCTCGGAGTGCCTGTTCTACCTGGAGCTCTTCTTGGTATTTCTCTGACCTCCCGTAGCCAATCGGGTCGAAGCGTAGAGGAGAGTCCCCGACTACAACGGCGAATAACAACGGAGGATGAGGTAGGAAATACCAAACTGCGAGCCAGAAGCCCATCTCCTGTATCAGCTCTTTTGAAGGACCAGTCAGGTGGACCTGAAGGCAGGCAAAGGGGGCATCTCACACCTGCTTTGAGCTCCCAGACCGGGGTGTCACCTCTCACCAGTCCCCGAAACCAGAGGAAGAACCCCGGGGAGCAACGGCAGGCCCAGCCACGCACACGAGAACGCAAGAATAGCATTTCAGAGGTCAGCGACAAAGAGGAAGACTTGTTGGAGTACCATCGCTGGCAAAGGGAGGAGCGGATGCGTGAGCAGGAGATGGAAAGGCTG gagAGGCAGAGGCTTGAGACCATCCTGAATTTGTGTGCCGAGTATAATAAAAGTGACTCTCCTGTTTGTGTGGACACGGGAAGGGCTGGTTTTTTCCCGGGGATGGAGGTGATGTCTGACCCTGTGAGTGTGGCAGCCCACAGCTctcacagacagagagagagagaggaggagaacTTGAAAGAGGAGTGTAGCAGCACTGAAAGCCAGCACCAGgag caTGAAGATTCTTCAGTTCTGGGGCAACAGGAGCGAGTCTATCTGGAGGAGGAGCGGCTCAGGGTTCTGGCTCGAGTGGACGAGTTGAAGACACGTGTCACTGACCTAGAACAACAGATTCAGGAGTCCAGACAAGAG gcagagatggagagagcCTTACTGCAGGGAGAGAGGAGGGCGGAGCTTGATCAAGTGGAGGCTGAGTTAGAGATCATCAATCAACTTCAGCTCAAACTGAATGAAGTGGAAAATGAAACGCAGAGGGAGAAGGAGAAG GAGAGAGCAAAAGTCTCAGCTGAGCGGGATGTCCTGGCCAGGCTGAGGGAATCCTACAGTGAACTGAAGGGCCAGCTTCATAAATGCCCCGAATTACTGAGGGAACACTTACAGGAACAAGTGACCAGG AAGGCAGAGGCGCTGGAGTCGGCCACTAAGCGCTTTGAGGATTTGGAGTTCCGCCAGTTGGAGAGAGAAAGCGGCATTGAAGAAGAGAAGGAGGCGGTCAGCCGACAGCTGTTGAAGGAGAAGGCAGAGTATCACCGGAGTGTGGGCAAAAGGAAG GAAAAAATGGCAGTGCTTGAGATTCAGGCAAATCAGTTAGGTCTTCAAGCTGCTCAGGATTGTGAAAGGATGGTCAAAGACAGAACCCTGGCCTTACAGATGCTCAACAAg GAAAAAGACAGACTGGCGGCTCTGGAGAAGAGATACCAGAGCCTGACAGGTGGAAAGACTTTCTCCAAGGCTCCTAACACTGCAAAGGAG GAGTACCTCAAACTCTCTGATGTATATAAGATGTATGGAAACGGATGTTTCTCAGCCCAGACTGCCTCCTCTGCTCCTAACGCTTTCTGTCTCCCGCTGGCTGTAACACCAGACGTACCTGGTGAG GAGTATGTGACAGTTAGTCAATTAAACCAGCTGTTCAGGATGCCCACGGTTGACCCCTCCCCCACATCTCCCGTCCAATCATTCCAAGCTATTGTCGCTGACCCTGTCGTCTTCCGCCACACATCCCAGTGTGGCTCTTCACAGCCGCTTCCCATTGAG ACCCAACCTGCATGGAGTAAGCCTTCAATTCCCAGGCTAGATTCAGAACGCTGGTACCAGGAGATCATGGCGGCTGGGGAACCAAGCAATACACGTCCTCCCCCCCTGCCAGCTAAATGTCTCTCCTCACGCAAACCACTGCAG atatccAAGCAAGACGGAGAAGTGGGACAGACCAATGGCACCTTCACTCCCCCGCCTTACAGCGTGACCAGCTCAGGCAGAAATACGCCTACCAAA AGTCTACCAGATCTGTCTCCTGCTTATTTTGACTCGGACTCCAAAAGACAGTTGGACCTACAAGGCAGAG GACTCTACGCATATGACGATTCCAGACTCCATCCTACAGATCCTAAACAGAAACCTATGATAGATCATCAAGGCCACTGGGGGGCGCCATATGGCGCTTATTCCCCTTTCTCATCTTCAGGGTCCATGGTACACCACTCGATTCTGCACCACCAAGCACCCCCACCTGGAGAATCCACGTATGACACTCTGAGTCTGGAGAGCTCCGACAGCGTGGAGACCAGTGTATCTACTGGCAACAACTCGGCTTGCTCACCTGAAAG TAACAATGGACTGGCAGCGCTGAGGCTGGAGGAGATGGAGAAGATGTTGAAGGAGGCCCAGCAGGAGAAAGCCCGGCTGGTAGAGAGTCGA GAGAAGGAAGTTCAGGCACGGAAGCAGCAGCTTGAGGCCGAGAGAAAGAGGCGAGAGGAGGTGGAGAGGAGGCTGCTTGATGAGACTGCACACAGACAGAGGCTTGTGGAGGAAGAGGTCCAGATGAGAGAGAAACAGTGCTCACAG CTCTTCATTCCTCAGGCTCGGCCAATGACACGCTACCTACCTATTCGGAAAGAAGAGTTCGACCTGCGTTCTCACGTGGAATCATCGGGCCACTGCGTGGACACCTGTGCATATGTCATTGTCACAGAGAAAATGTGCAAGGGCCATCTCGTGAAGATGGGCGGCAAGATCAAATCCTGGAAAAAACGTTGGTTTGTGTTTGACCGACTTAAAAGGACCTTCTCTTATTACGTAG ATAAGCACGAGACCAAGCTAAAGGGCGTCATCTACTTTCAAGCCATTGAGGAGGTCTATTACGATCACCTGCGCAGCGCAACTAAG AGTCCAAATCCTTCGCTAACCTTCTGTGTGAAGACTCATGATCGTCTCTATTTCATGGTGGCGCCGTCTCCAGAGGCCATGCGGATTTGGATGGATGTCATAGTAACGGGCGCTGAGGGCTACACACAGTTTATGACCTGA
- the phldb1a gene encoding pleckstrin homology-like domain family B member 1 isoform X12: METAELLDNWKNKDPNTCHEVINNSMDMDRVNQNVPEHGRQTHQVLQSTALDLIETGKTLKVQAERPHLVSLGSGRLSTAITLLPLLEGKTTLGHGKTDINIQGPCVAAQHCYIENVGGIITLYPCGNQCSIDGLPVNKPVRLTQGCMLCFGQSSFFRFNHPEEALRMKSLMPGGSHRLTSAYRNHSETHGKLNGNPLPVHEKTRAGHGTLVHSIEKDFQNIMSSLSMDETQTSSYEHRKHTHHPIPQSAMLNGGGHTLVSSPTSPSAMSVNSCFENTSLPFSPVSTTSVVSSPGTCLDLTYTRSTHTTQAPVPQPRTFGSKTSSSNGGLKDQGKTLTETSSSPTTTRKCLNQDAGDLNRQLIARVTPKSGTTSSSPASSSPRSSVGSSIQEMTSSLQSNSRALHPSESPQSARRGAESSSMRDLPPLSPSSSRRGVLGVPVLPGALLGISLTSRSQSGRSVEESPRLQRRITTEDEVGNTKLRARSPSPVSALLKDQSGGPEGRQRGHLTPALSSQTGVSPLTSPRNQRKNPGEQRQAQPRTRERKNSISEVSDKEEDLLEYHRWQREERMREQEMERLERQRLETILNLCAEYNKSDSPVCVDTGRAGFFPGMEVMSDPVSVAAHSSHRQREREEENLKEECSSTESQHQEHEDSSVLGQQERVYLEEERLRVLARVDELKTRVTDLEQQIQESRQEAEMERALLQGERRAELDQVEAELEIINQLQLKLNEVENETQREKEKERAKVSAERDVLARLRESYSELKGQLHKCPELLREHLQEQVTRKAEALESATKRFEDLEFRQLERESGIEEEKEAVSRQLLKEKAEYHRSVGKRKEKMAVLEIQANQLGLQAAQDCERMVKDRTLALQMLNKEKDRLAALEKRYQSLTGGKTFSKAPNTAKEEYLKLSDVYKMYGNGCFSAQTASSAPNAFCLPLAVTPDVPGEEYVTVSQLNQLFRMPTVDPSPTSPVQSFQAIVADPVVFRHTSQCGSSQPLPIETQPAWSKPSIPRLDSERWYQEIMAAGEPSNTRPPPLPAKCLSSRKPLQISKQDGEVGQTNGTFTPPPYSVTSSGRNTPTKSLPDLSPAYFDSDSKRQLDLQGRGLYAYDDSRLHPTDPKQKPMIDHQGHWGAPYGAYSPFSSSGSMVHHSILHHQAPPPGESTYDTLSLESSDSVETSVSTGNNSACSPESNNGLAALRLEEMEKMLKEAQQEKARLVESREKEVQARKQQLEAERKRREEVERRLLDETAHRQRLVEEEVQMREKQCSQARPMTRYLPIRKEEFDLRSHVESSGHCVDTCAYVIVTEKMCKGHLVKMGGKIKSWKKRWFVFDRLKRTFSYYVDKHETKLKGVIYFQAIEEVYYDHLRSATKSPNPSLTFCVKTHDRLYFMVAPSPEAMRIWMDVIVTGAEGYTQFMT, translated from the exons agtACAGCACTGGACCTGATTGAAACAGGCAAGACCCTCAAAGTCCAAGCAGAACGCCCCCATCTTGTCAGCCTGGGAAGTGGCCGTCTGAGTACAGCAATAACTCTCCTGCCTTTGCTAGAGG GGAAGACTACGCTTGGTCATGGGAAAACAGACATTAATATTCAGGGTCCATGTGTTGCTGCACAGCACTGCTACATTGAAAATGTGGGCGGAATCATCACCCTGTACCCCTGTGGAAATCAGTGCTCAATCGATGGCCTGCCTGTTAACAAACCTGTTAGACTCACACAAG ggtGTATGCTGTGTTTTGGTCAGTCATCCTTTTTCCGCTTTAACCACCCAGAGGAGGCCCTCAGGATGAAGAGTTTGATGCCAGGTGGAAGCCATAGGCTTACCAGTGCATACAGGAACCACTCGG aAACTCATGGGAAGCTCAATGGAAACCCCCTACCAGTGCACGAGAAAACTCGTGCTGGACACGGCACTCTCGTTCACTCGATCGAAAAAGACTTTCAGAATATCATGAGCTCTCTGTCTATGGATGAAACTCAAACTTCTTCCTACGAGCACCGTAAACACACTCACCACCCCATTCCGCAATCTGCCATGCTCAACGGGGGTGGCCACACTCTTGTCTCCTCTCCAACCAGTCCTAGTGCTATGTCCGTGAACTCCTGCTTTGAAAATACCAGTCTTCCTTTCTCTCCCGTTTCCACCACGTCTGTGGTTAGCAGTCCAGGGACTTGTTTGGACTTAACTTACACTCGTTCCACCCACACTACTCAGGCCCCGGTGCCTCAGCCACGCACTTTTGGATCCAAGACCAGCAGCTCCAACGGTGGACTGAAGGATCAGGGAAAAACTTTGACTGAAACCTCATCGAGCCCAACGACCACTCGTAAATGCCTGAATCAGGACGCTGGAGATTTAAACAGACAGTTGATCGCTAGAGTTACCCCGAAATCTGGTACGACTTCTTCCTCACCTGCGTCTTCCAGCCCTAGATCTAGTGTCGGCTCTTCTATCCAAGAAATGACTTCCAGTCTTCAGTCCAACTCACGTGCACTCCATCCTTCAGAAAGCCCCCAGTCTGCTCGCCGTGGAGCAGAATCATCCAGCATGCGTGATCTTCCTCCTCTCAGCCCCTCCTCTTCACGCAGAGGTGTTCTCGGAGTGCCTGTTCTACCTGGAGCTCTTCTTGGTATTTCTCTGACCTCCCGTAGCCAATCGGGTCGAAGCGTAGAGGAGAGTCCCCGACTACAACGGCGAATAACAACGGAGGATGAGGTAGGAAATACCAAACTGCGAGCCAGAAGCCCATCTCCTGTATCAGCTCTTTTGAAGGACCAGTCAGGTGGACCTGAAGGCAGGCAAAGGGGGCATCTCACACCTGCTTTGAGCTCCCAGACCGGGGTGTCACCTCTCACCAGTCCCCGAAACCAGAGGAAGAACCCCGGGGAGCAACGGCAGGCCCAGCCACGCACACGAGAACGCAAGAATAGCATTTCAGAGGTCAGCGACAAAGAGGAAGACTTGTTGGAGTACCATCGCTGGCAAAGGGAGGAGCGGATGCGTGAGCAGGAGATGGAAAGGCTG gagAGGCAGAGGCTTGAGACCATCCTGAATTTGTGTGCCGAGTATAATAAAAGTGACTCTCCTGTTTGTGTGGACACGGGAAGGGCTGGTTTTTTCCCGGGGATGGAGGTGATGTCTGACCCTGTGAGTGTGGCAGCCCACAGCTctcacagacagagagagagagaggaggagaacTTGAAAGAGGAGTGTAGCAGCACTGAAAGCCAGCACCAGgag caTGAAGATTCTTCAGTTCTGGGGCAACAGGAGCGAGTCTATCTGGAGGAGGAGCGGCTCAGGGTTCTGGCTCGAGTGGACGAGTTGAAGACACGTGTCACTGACCTAGAACAACAGATTCAGGAGTCCAGACAAGAG gcagagatggagagagcCTTACTGCAGGGAGAGAGGAGGGCGGAGCTTGATCAAGTGGAGGCTGAGTTAGAGATCATCAATCAACTTCAGCTCAAACTGAATGAAGTGGAAAATGAAACGCAGAGGGAGAAGGAGAAG GAGAGAGCAAAAGTCTCAGCTGAGCGGGATGTCCTGGCCAGGCTGAGGGAATCCTACAGTGAACTGAAGGGCCAGCTTCATAAATGCCCCGAATTACTGAGGGAACACTTACAGGAACAAGTGACCAGG AAGGCAGAGGCGCTGGAGTCGGCCACTAAGCGCTTTGAGGATTTGGAGTTCCGCCAGTTGGAGAGAGAAAGCGGCATTGAAGAAGAGAAGGAGGCGGTCAGCCGACAGCTGTTGAAGGAGAAGGCAGAGTATCACCGGAGTGTGGGCAAAAGGAAG GAAAAAATGGCAGTGCTTGAGATTCAGGCAAATCAGTTAGGTCTTCAAGCTGCTCAGGATTGTGAAAGGATGGTCAAAGACAGAACCCTGGCCTTACAGATGCTCAACAAg GAAAAAGACAGACTGGCGGCTCTGGAGAAGAGATACCAGAGCCTGACAGGTGGAAAGACTTTCTCCAAGGCTCCTAACACTGCAAAGGAG GAGTACCTCAAACTCTCTGATGTATATAAGATGTATGGAAACGGATGTTTCTCAGCCCAGACTGCCTCCTCTGCTCCTAACGCTTTCTGTCTCCCGCTGGCTGTAACACCAGACGTACCTGGTGAG GAGTATGTGACAGTTAGTCAATTAAACCAGCTGTTCAGGATGCCCACGGTTGACCCCTCCCCCACATCTCCCGTCCAATCATTCCAAGCTATTGTCGCTGACCCTGTCGTCTTCCGCCACACATCCCAGTGTGGCTCTTCACAGCCGCTTCCCATTGAG ACCCAACCTGCATGGAGTAAGCCTTCAATTCCCAGGCTAGATTCAGAACGCTGGTACCAGGAGATCATGGCGGCTGGGGAACCAAGCAATACACGTCCTCCCCCCCTGCCAGCTAAATGTCTCTCCTCACGCAAACCACTGCAG atatccAAGCAAGACGGAGAAGTGGGACAGACCAATGGCACCTTCACTCCCCCGCCTTACAGCGTGACCAGCTCAGGCAGAAATACGCCTACCAAA AGTCTACCAGATCTGTCTCCTGCTTATTTTGACTCGGACTCCAAAAGACAGTTGGACCTACAAGGCAGAG GACTCTACGCATATGACGATTCCAGACTCCATCCTACAGATCCTAAACAGAAACCTATGATAGATCATCAAGGCCACTGGGGGGCGCCATATGGCGCTTATTCCCCTTTCTCATCTTCAGGGTCCATGGTACACCACTCGATTCTGCACCACCAAGCACCCCCACCTGGAGAATCCACGTATGACACTCTGAGTCTGGAGAGCTCCGACAGCGTGGAGACCAGTGTATCTACTGGCAACAACTCGGCTTGCTCACCTGAAAG TAACAATGGACTGGCAGCGCTGAGGCTGGAGGAGATGGAGAAGATGTTGAAGGAGGCCCAGCAGGAGAAAGCCCGGCTGGTAGAGAGTCGA GAGAAGGAAGTTCAGGCACGGAAGCAGCAGCTTGAGGCCGAGAGAAAGAGGCGAGAGGAGGTGGAGAGGAGGCTGCTTGATGAGACTGCACACAGACAGAGGCTTGTGGAGGAAGAGGTCCAGATGAGAGAGAAACAGTGCTCACAG GCTCGGCCAATGACACGCTACCTACCTATTCGGAAAGAAGAGTTCGACCTGCGTTCTCACGTGGAATCATCGGGCCACTGCGTGGACACCTGTGCATATGTCATTGTCACAGAGAAAATGTGCAAGGGCCATCTCGTGAAGATGGGCGGCAAGATCAAATCCTGGAAAAAACGTTGGTTTGTGTTTGACCGACTTAAAAGGACCTTCTCTTATTACGTAG ATAAGCACGAGACCAAGCTAAAGGGCGTCATCTACTTTCAAGCCATTGAGGAGGTCTATTACGATCACCTGCGCAGCGCAACTAAG AGTCCAAATCCTTCGCTAACCTTCTGTGTGAAGACTCATGATCGTCTCTATTTCATGGTGGCGCCGTCTCCAGAGGCCATGCGGATTTGGATGGATGTCATAGTAACGGGCGCTGAGGGCTACACACAGTTTATGACCTGA